DNA from Scheffersomyces stipitis CBS 6054 chromosome 1, whole genome shotgun sequence:
CTACTTCTACTCAATCTGCATTCGGCTCATTGGCTACCAAGCAAAATCCCTTTGGTGCCTCTGCCTCATCTGGCAGCAATACTGCTGCATTTGGCTCACAGAGTCAGTCATCTCCCTTTGGTTCCAGTAACAGTAATAATCGTAGCGTATCGGCATTTGGAACTGCAAATACTGCTGCTAATCCGTTTGCTGCTGCTAAAGGCAGTTCTTCGCCATTTGGTAATACATCTGGTACTTCTGCATTTGGCTCTGCCACTAATAACTCAgctgcttcttcagcttttGGAGCCAATAAGAATGCACCCAGTGCCTTCGGAAATACTACAGCAGCCGTTCCTTTTGGCTCTAATAGTGCTTCTAGTGCTACTGGTGCTACTAGTGCATTTGGTTCCAATAGTCAAACCAGTGCATTTGGCTCCAGCAATAGCAATACTAGTGCATTTGGTTCTAATACTACAAGCGCTTTTGGAGCTTCTGCCAAAACCGATTCACCCTTTGGAGCTTCAACGAAAAACGATAAAATCTCTGCTTCCCCATTCGGAGCTGCTTCAAGTGCCCCTGCCTTTGGTTCTGCCGCTGCTGCCGGTTCTCCATTTGGAGCAGCAGCTACCAAGAATGCGTCTCCTTTTGGAAACTCATCGTCTAATGAAGTGTTCGGTAACAGTGCCTCCGGGGCTGCTACGGCTACTCCTTTTGGAGCACAGGGTTCCACTCAGTCATCTGCGGGATTTGGTGCTCCTTCTGCGcctattgaagaagaaggtctCAAGGATTTAGCACCTTCAGTTATAGCGGCTTTTCAGGCTGCCAAGTTCGAACTTGGAAAAATTCCAGACGCTCCACCCCCTCCTATACTATGCTAGGTGTAGTTAGATGTGTTGTAATATAGTAATGAAATCATGTAATATAATTGAAATGTAGTGTATTAAATGCTTGACTTTTGCACCCACCTAAATGGGCCGCGCTTTTTCACAGATTAGGGTTGAATATCAAAGTCTACACAAAACCTACAGCTGTTCTAAtatttctctcttcttcatggCAATACCAATTTCACTCAATGATATGTATAGAATGTGCCAATACCAACATCGATTGTCTCTTCTCGCGATATAAGAGCGAATATATCAAGCTTACGATCTGTCCTGGTTGCGGAAAAATCGCCGATAAATACATCGAATACGACTATGTCATACTCTTCATCGATATTCTTTTGCTCAAGAAACAGGCGTATCGCCATTTGGCTTTCAATGTCACAGAATTAGAGCTTCTCAAGGATACTCAAGTGCGGCCAAATCACAAGAGCAATGCTGATTCGAATGTATCTGTGGTACTCCAATGTTTCCAGTTCTTGTCTCGATACAGAAGCCTATTCAGAATGATGTTCTTAATTATACTCATCGAAGTCTACCTAATGTGGGCatttgaagagaaaaagactCATAATTCCATCAGCATGAGGTTCGTCCTTAACCAGGATACCCTGTTTCAGTATCTGTACTTCATGGCAAAGCTGGTGGTGGAACAGCTTCTGCTCAACATCATGATTCAGATTCTCTTTAGATATGTCTTTGGATGGggaaaaattgaaaacaaaaatatAGGGAAAGAATACCAATACGGGTACTGGACCACAGTTTTACTAATTGGTGTTCTTGTTCCAAGCTCCATACGACTCTTTCCCATATTGATGTTGATATGGCCTTACGACACAGCAACCATATCTACAACACTTATTAATATCATTTCttccatcaacaatatcGAAGCCCTTCGAGTTGTCACCGATTACAAATATCACACTATTGTATTCATTCTATCAGTATCGGTATTATTCCAGTTGTCTTTCTCTAAGTTGTTCATGAGTATCATTTTACACCACTATTCCGCCATTGGCTTGAATGACATTTTCAGAAGCGAATACGAGGAGATACTACAGCAAGTACGGGACTACAAACTGTGGGTACGAGCAGTTCAAGAAAGCATCCTGTCATAGATAAATTTTTGACGTTAATGTTAATGTATTTCAATAGTCATTGGACATGCTTTAGATGATAATATTTAATGTCCCCTAGCATCTCTATATACTCCAGTCCCATTCGTCGAAACTCTGAGCCTTTCTCACCGTAACACCTTCACTATTAACTATTAAGACCTCGTTTCTATCTATGGCTATAAGGGGACCGTCGAGAttgtccaacaagttgggGTATTCGTAGGTTGTGTTCAATTCGCGTCTCTCATCAACGGTCTTACTgttgacatcttcttctgtagaagTAGAACCTACAGTAGCAAAATAtgcttcttcgtcgtcatGAGTTCCAAGTTGGTTATTTTCTATTGCTCGTAAGGCAATGAACATTGACAACGGTATATAGCTGTTTTGAAAGCTccacaagaaaaagacCGTGATGGCTGGTAATGGAGCCAAAAATGAAGCACATAAATAGGCTTCTTGGAGAGCTAGCGTACCAACCATAGTCAATTGGAAAATCAATAGACCAAGAATCACCCTTCTGAAGACAAGAGGCCACACCTTGCCTGTTGAATGGGGTGGATGAATACATGCATAGAGCAATTGGTATTTGTATACAAAATAGCCAATGAGGAAGTAAAGCAACCCAGCAGTAAGGATTTTAGTTGACATCACCGAATAAACGATCGTTATGATCAAAATAAGGATGGGCTGTGGTAAGTGCAAGCCGAAGTTGAATACTGGTGGCTTATACAACTGGAGGTAGTCCCTCGGGGTTTTGCACCAAAATAAGGATTCTATGGGGAATCTGATTAAGTTACCAAGTAGGAGAAGCTTGAATGGAAACATGCCCAAACCCTGTAATATGATCAAATCGACATAAAACAAAGAGAGGTCCCTTAATGATTGGGCCAACTCATATGCTATCTTGGTAGTATCGCTAAGTGAAGCAGTACCAAACAAAGTGAAAACCAAGAATAAGTTTACAAAtatatagaagaagttcttaGATACCGAAGATAACTCTTCATCACTATGAGAAGTAAACCCTTGTTTCAGTGATATCCAGATGTAGAAAAACGGTATAATCACATTCATAATGGTGAAGATATATGGTGGAAGGATCCCAGTGACCAAGGTCTCTGCCCAACGGTTAGCCTTTAAGAACTCTCCCAACCTGGGAAGTACTCTAGAAATCGTGTTgatgttcaagaaattggccAAGTATCTAACAGGATAAACCATCAATACACTCACAAGTCCAATGAATAAGGTGACCATAAAAATTCGCatatttctttctcttcttgttaaACAAAGATTGTTCCATATGATATCGTGCGGAGCAGGTGCAAGAGTGGTTATGAGATGGTTTATTTTTGGATCAAGGACGGCCTGCGCTAGCATCTGGGCCTGAGCTACAGACTTCATCGTCAAAAAAGCACTAGAAGTGGCAGGATACTCTCTTGTTCTAGCCTTTACGATCTCtttatctacaatttccaaCTGTTCACTCCAGTAAGTTATAGCGTCCACTTCCTTTCCAAAGATGCCAAATAGCCcctttcttgtctttggtCTGTTTTGTACTTCGTCGCTAAGTAAAGGAAGATGGCCAACAGAATCTTCGCCGAAATCCTGCTCAATTAGTTCTGAAATTTGCTCCATTAAAGAAGAACGTACTGACTGTGTATCATCATTCTCATTGTCATGTTGTTCTGATATAGTTTCACCATTTTCGGGTGTGTCTCTATATGATTGGCTCGCCTCTAGGTTAATCAGATCTCGTATTTGAGGGTGGAGACTTGATGAGAGCAAGTCGTTCTTGTTCCTGATGCCATTTGTGTTAAAGTACTCCACCCAGAAGACTTCCAAGTTTCTTAACACTCTCTTTCTGAGCTTGAAAAGTgcgttcaagttgttccaTTCCTTGACGATAATTATAGAGTCTACTTCGCCGATTCCGAGTTTTTCGATATGTCTCTTCAAATCGATTTCGTCTCGGAGTATCGGTGGTATGCCAGAGATTTTCACTGTTCTATCAGTAATCGAGTTCTGTTTACCCAAATACGATTGCCGCATATTGATAATCTTGGAGGTTTGCTGAAATAAAAAATATACAATTGTAAATGTGAACACATACGTGAATATAGTGTACAACCACAAGAACTTCTGGTAGTTTCCTTCCTCGGAAACAAGGGCAGTCACTGCAATTTTGCTCATTCGCTTTACAAGGGTTGTAGGgtcatcgtcgtcatcgtcgtcgtcgtctgGATAATCTTGGTCTACCTTTCCAGTGTAGAAGTATCGCACTGGGGATATCACTGCTACAGCAAAGATGAAACAGGCAGCAAGACACTTGATAcacatcttgaagaagccGAGGAAGACCACAGCGTCTAAACCCGCATTGTCGAGAATCTGAGTCTCGTTAATTTTGTACAAAATAGGCACCCAACCAAAAAGTGACTTCGCGGGAAGTCTCGGAAGATTCtgccttgaagaagaatgtaaattgttggaattgtaATGGTTGAAGTTCGCCACATATATCTTTGGATATTTCACTCTTAAAACACAGAAACTAAAGAAGGCAAACAATCCCAACACAGTGGCTATCATGATTTGATATCGTGCCACCCTTGTAGACGAAGGTTTGTATCGCGTTCCATCATTGGGAAGCGTATTGTTGGCTATGGAGATATCCCCCCAAAGTTCAGTTACAATGAACAGAAACATCACGTGTGAGTTTCAATGAAAGCAAGAAAACGTTAACATATAAAACAAAGTGATAAAGGAAAAGTGACAGTTCAATATAAAACTAGAGATACAAAATTTCACAACGTAAAACCGTTACTGTAAGCTCTCTGAATTGGGTGATAAGGTCACGTGAGTAAACTTGTACAAAATGCACCTCTCTGTATGTCTGGCTGCAGTATCTAATTCTTTATCTAACTAGCAAAATGTCTGCgagttgcaaccattttctCGTTTGATGCGAATAGCTCCCttctttgaatttgaacCAAATGGTAAATAAACTCAGACATATGGACCATTGTAGAGCCTGCTTCGTATTCTATGGCTGTCATTTTCTATTATTCTCTATTTTTGACATAATTTCTATCTTTTTGTTCTACAACTCGAGTATATAAGCTATTAGTATTACTACATTGATGAACTAAATTAACTTTTGGAAACTCTGCACACCAGCAGTTCATTCTGTATCGTCATCGTATTCTGTCCGTTGGTGATGTTCAGAGTGTTGAAGGGGACCCTGTGGTTGTTCTGCCTGTGGTTGCTGAGTGAATTCTGACATGGCATCAAGTTCTAGTGCCTTAGCTATGCGATCGAGCTTGACGTCGTTCTCCTTTCTGGTCATCATGAGTTCAaacaagttgttcatcTTGATGGACACTGAGGTGGATTGGTGCTCGATTGCAGTTAGCAagtttttcattttgaagttgaccTCGTCCTTGAAGTCCCGTAACTCTCTTCGAAGCTCGTTGATCTGCAAGTTGTGTTCATTCTGCGCTATTAGATACTGCTCTAGTAACTCTTGGTTATTTGCGAGCTGACTCAACGACTTCGGGTAACTCCTTATCCTTTTCCGAGGTCCAGGCTCAATCATGCTagattgttgttgctgttgctgctgttgctgctgttgttgctgttgctgttttCGATCTTCAGAAGCTCCAGTGAGGCTTTCTATGGATCGCACGCCTAGATATTGTACGGAGAGAGGAGAAGCAACGGGGAACTGGATGGTGGAAGAGGACAGTATTCgcgaagaagaaagcagacGTTGCATAGCACCAGGCTGTTGCTGGGGTTGTcgttgctgctgctgtcCTGGTTGCTGTCCTGTTTGCTGGGGAGCCGGTTGTGTTGCCTGTTGAGCCATCATTACCAGAGAGTGTGGTGATACTATTAGACTCAGGTCTGGTAATCCCGGTTGCAACTGAGGAGTGCTCATAGTATACAGGGCCACGGAGGCTAAGGGACCCGTTACTTGACCAGGTCCAGACATTACTGCTTGCTGGACTTCTTGTATGTGGCCATGAGGGTCTGGATTCGAGAAAAGGACCCGAGGGCCTGCCTCGGTGAACTTTGGTGTGCCAGACAGTATGAAATCTGTAGACTTTCCTGTCGCCGTTGTGGACAACGTAGAGGACATCTTAGGTGACATTGAAGTAATCTCTGAGTGCATAGTCGTGTTGGTCGGAGAGGCAAATGCGCTGTCAGGTCTTTCATCCACAAGATTCTGGGAATCGTTTTCCGGCATCTTTTTCTGCTTTTTCAGAACGCTTCCAGAATCCGAATCCAGAGGAAGTGAATATCGTTTACGTCGACTTATATACTCATTTAGACTGACTAGCAatttttcgttttcattAAGGTTTAGCTCGGTTATTGGATGCTGTTCGCTGAGCAATTTATTCTCAAGGTTTTTACGGAGAATTTTAAATCGGTTATTGATGGTCCGGCTTTGCACGATATTTGTCTGAAACCGTTGGTTAAATTTGAGTAGCACCTGTTCCCAGGTTCGGATGGTGTTTCCGCGGGTGAATATGTCTTCCCTATAGTTAAACACGAGATCGAGTAGGTAGTTGTCGGCATCGTATGTGAACTGGAAGTTGCTTCGTTTGTTGGTGGGTTTGTGCATTGCGAAGACATCGAGGGAGTCTGTGCCGAGATTAGAGATGTGATCGGATGGGACCAACAAGGAAGGCTGAAGCTGTGACAATACTGATGTGGAGTACTAGTGATGAAACTAGTGGCTATATCGCGATGGCAGGATGCTGGCGAAGAATCGGGAGATATGTAAGTGAATCACAGATGAATCACAGAGTGTTTTTTTTACACAGATGACTGAGATGTGGCACGATAAAGAAGACAATGTAGAATGAAAAGGATAGGGGCGATAGTAACTCTGAGTGTGAAAATGTGTAACTAACTGATGAAAGGCTCAGACAGATACAGACACCGGTGTTGGCATGGAAATGTCTATGGCTTGTATGGGCTACTTATAGCTATCGGATATATGGACTCGAAAAGAAAGGCTTTGTTACAGACACTGGTGTAAAGCTGGTTTGAAGCTGATTTGACACGGAATTGATGCTGACGGTGAGCTGAGACAAACTGAACACACGTAGGGCTAGATGGCAGTGGATGAAACGCTAGTGCAAGCGAGGTGGATCATGAAACTGCAGCGGCTCGGCTAAGGCTGTAGTGGGCACAGGTGTCTACAGTGATGGAATTTTAAGCAGATGTCGTCAATGACGGGGGTAAGGGCACTGGTAGAGTCTGAAAGGAAAGTAAAAGTCCAGTGGGCCAGAGATGACACTTTTGTAGTAGAACGAAGCGAAAATCGCCAGCACGGCAGATTGAGGGGCTGGGAACGCTAGAGGGCGGAGGACTGGGTGTTCTTACGAAAAGCTTACGGACAGCTAATGCGATTGCGATAGTTGCTCTGTAATGGAAGTAATAATTGGAAATAGGTGAATATTATTCCGAGAGTCTGTATTAATATTATTGTGAAGGACGGCATAATATAGCTTTTGGTTAAAAGATGGAGACAGCTGTAGCTATATATAATATCGCGGTGTCGGCACAAGACAGATAATATAATCTGAAGCTACAAGCTATTTATTTTATGGTTATTTATTTTATCTTCCGTCCCAATATTATGTAGAGCAGGTATATTGCCATTCTTTCCCTGGTAATTATGGTGGGCAAATAATAACGCTAATTTAGTCCCACGATACGGCCACTGGTTCCCTGCTCCCCCAGCAGAATTAGCGACAGGTGCTATCCAGATATTTTTTCGCCAGTCGCCTAATAAACTTCTTAGTTTAACAAGCTTAATTAGCAGCCCGTGTGCAGGGCTCATTCTTCTGCCGCCATTGTCATCTCTTCACCAGACAATGGTCCACTGGTGGTTCCACAGCTGGTGTAGTGGAGTGATCAATTCTGGCGGTGACCCTGCACTACAAGTGAACCGTCGTGTTTCAGCCCCCTAAGCGCAGCGGGCTGGGCCCGTTCCCGCTAAGACCGACTCTACAACCATCTTAGACCCTcccttcaacaaaatctGACGTGCGCCCATACAGGCCACAGTAATGGAGTAACCCTGGGCCACAAAGCCGAGCCGCCTGTATTGTCAGGGTGCATCGTGATGAGCCGGACTTGTGTCCGCATGGGTGGAAATATGACAGCTTCCTGGTACTTCCgaatcaatttcttctggcgAACCGTTCGTAAATGTTGGAAAAATTGTCATATTCATCTTTTATTTCAGTTATGCATTTTTCCTATTGTTGTTTCCTTCTTTATTCTGGCTATTGTCGTTAACCAATCGCCATACATATATGGTCGTTTCGTTTCATCTATTTTTTTGCTTCTgcatttttcactttctgtCTTGACATatccatcttcttttttcacTGTTTGATGTGACAATCTTTTCTATCTCTTACCTCTTTATCTCCGACCAACTTTTCTGCCGTTTCTTACTGTtatttctttttgtttggCTTGTAATACTTGCTCTGTTTGTGCTAGTCGGAGGTTTCCTTCCCGTTTTCGGGAGGCGGTATTGCTTTCCTCTCTGGTCCATTTTTGCGATGGACATCTCATTGCCCGATTTGGAAATCAGAGGAGAAAATGTTCTCCAGACCAAGTTTGATCTACATTCCCTCTTGGTGTCCCTCCCCTCTGCTACCTTCTATATCGACCTCTGCTATTGCACTCAGAGGATCACCGTCTTCGGCGTTGGGCATTGGGCATTTCGAATCTTATTTCGCAGCTACAGTATAATTCGCAGCCTCAGTCGCAGTGATCCCCCACAAAGATTTGAGGTGGTGTTTTCCCGATCATATTCCAGATCAATCTCGGCAACTAGCACTTAACAGGGCGACCTTGGCAAGCAGGTAGTCCCGGTTGCAGACGTGGTGTGAATGTATTTCCGCAATTCCAGATTCAGCCTTAATGCAAGATTGCATGCCTACCAAAAGCACCGTTGCATTTTCAGACGTGCCAAACTTGGTGATAGCCACGGCATCTTTGCGCCAGTATACAAACTTGTAGAAAGTTTGAGTCATACCTTGCACATTGTTCACAAATCCTTTGCTAGTTATTGACTACAATATGTCTacatttttcttcatcaagtaGCCAATTCGCAATTCATGATTCTCTCTCTGAGGAAACGAAAGCTTGGAAGACCGAGCTATCCAGGTAAGACATGACGTAATTTCAATAGATGGAATCTTCAAAAAGTATATTCGAATGGTGTCACCAGATCTCCTGATCACCAGATAGCCATACCCATATTTTTAACTGCTCCCGAAAATCAGTTGCTCTATCAGAATACTAATCCAAAATTGGTACAGAGCATTTTGCATATAATTCTCCATACAATTTTTCTGATTCAAATCTCACTTACAATTAACCCACTATAATCTACACTCTTCTCTTTAAGTCTCACAAAGCTACCACTGTATACAATGCGTTCTGTTTACATACACGCAACTGCTTTCTGATTTTGATCTCGTTACATTCAAAACATtaacaacagcaacaaaCATAAACAAGATAGCCACACACATGGACTCGTATCTCTACACGAAACGGTTCATTGACCAGCAGGTCAAGATCCTTAACCAGCCGCTTGTGATAGACGATCGGCTTCGTGCGTTAATAGCACAATTGCAACTGGAGTATGGCCCCGATTCCATTTCAGAATCTCAGCTCCAGAAAGTGCTCCAGAAAACGAATGCCAGAATACGAAGACACAATGCGGCAGCGTTCCTGGCACAGGTCACGAACCAGATTGTCCAGCAagtcttgaagttggagcTGTACAAGTTAGCCATAGTAAACGAACAACTAGCCAAGATCAGATACATTTTGCGGCCGTTGCTTCTTCCTGACTTTAATCTGGTTTCGAACGACGATCCCAAGACCAGGCTCAGACAGTTcgagttgttgatcaaggaGTTACCAGAGAGTCAGTACTTGATCGTTGACGATAGCCCgatgaacaagaatgaGCAGCGCCTATTTGTTTCTTCGGATGAAGAATCGGATAgtgaagacgaagacgataATCTACTTGTAGAAGACGACGCAGCCAGAGTAGAGGAGCCGGTCTCATCACAAAGACTACGTAGTCACTATACaaaaaagttgaaggaagaagtaAATCGCCAGATACAGCGAGATCAAACGATTGACCAGTTGCTTGCCAAATACGACGAGCTCAGACTAGCTCTTGTAGACGAACACAGCAAGCTTCTGTAtctttttgaaaagatccagTACTTAAAAAGTCTCAAAAATGAGATCCAGAATACCTTGGGAATAAGTCTACCGGGAgagaacaacaagaaagtaGACCATGAGATATACGATagtgacgaagaagaggatgaagTAGTTGGTGGAGTTTCACAGCTCCAGTCTAACCTCGTTACAAATGACCACAACTCTAGTGCAAGGGGACTATTGAGTGAAATCAACCGATTCCGGGTTTTGGTGGAAAAACTCTCATACAAGATCTCGAGCTCAGATATAGGCACCCGTGAGTTGCGGGAAGAGTTGGCGAAGCTCAGTAAGGGTTCTTCAGTATAGACCGAACATAGAGATATTGACCGAGTATCCGTGTAGATTTCACTTTTATATTGTAGCTATACCATTGAAGATACTACGAGATTATATATGTGCTTTGTGTAGTGCTATCGTGACCATATGGCAGGGACAGATAACGAGATTCTCTTTAATAGGCAACGATAACGTCTCAGTCTTGTGATGTCTTCACGAAACTAATCAGATATCTCTATTCTACACTTGTTCATACTTTTTTATTTATTAAATTAAGAGAAATGACCAATATAACAACTATGTAGTAACCCAATGTAAAATCGGTTTGACAACCAACCTGTTAGACTATATTTGTACATTTGCTTGCTTAATCGAACAAACCGAAACCCATGTCGTCGTCGGATTCTTCCTTAGCTTCTTCagccttttcttcttcggcttcttcaacagcagcacCAGAAGAGGCAGCAGCACCAGAGGAGGCAACAGCAGCACCACCGGATGGAACAGAGGCCAACTTGGTGTTACCGAGGGCAATCAATTCGTTGACGTCCTTACCTTCCAATTCAGCCAACAAAGAGGCGACTCTGGATTCTTCAGCTTCGACACCGACGGTTTCCAAAAGAGCAGAAACGTCAGCAGCAGATGGAGAGGCGTTACCACCTTGGACCAACAACAAGTAAGCGGCTAAGTACTTCATTTTATACGTTCAACTAGAATAATCACTTTTAAGCTATCTAATGGCAGACTATCCTTTAGTAGTATGATAATAGAATAAGAAGAGCTAAACCGTACTGGTGCCAGAGAGAAACTagtagtgaaaaattttggtGATACTGGACTGTGTGCAGAGCGTTGGAGCCGAAGATGAgaatagtgaaaatttAGATCACATGACTACACCATACAAAAGTGGCTCTAATAATTGTGTATAGTACAAATGGATAGTAGTGTGCAGCCTCAGAAAAAAGCAGTCACACTCACTCGGCCTAATCGGGACGAAATCTTTGTGTACGGTTGTGAGTGAGAGTGGCTCTATCTGCAGTCTTCTATTCtcaaacttcaagtctGTTTCTGTCCGCGGATTTCGCACAGTCGCACCTTAACTATGGGCGCCATACATAAGCAGAGTCGCTCCTTAAGTAAGGAGCCCATAGTTAATAATCCTGCACCCTGTCTCACGCTCCAccaaaattttttttcaagGCACTTTCCACTCACCATACATAAAATttttactttcttcttcttttttgttTGCTGGTTAGTTACATCAATAATCAATCAATATGGCTGAAACTAGTATGTAGACATCGTCATATCGTATCAAAGACAGTGGTTAAGGAAACAGAACAAATGAACGTAGAGAAACACCGAAGAGCAGATCCTCCAGAGATCTTCATAGCATCATTCCGTTGGCCTATTGGaggagtgaaaaatcttgaaaattcCACATCATCAAATTAATACAGAGAGAGAAATACCATTCACCAACGAGTAGACTCAAGTTATGCGAAAACCCTcagattttgatttcaaagaagtGCTATACATTCGAACGGTCCAATGTCATGAGTCTCATTCTAACGAGTCCTTTCAGATCTGAATCAAGTCAAGTATTCTTCCAAAACCAACCATGGCAATGTAGAACATCCATCAAGTCCTGACTCATTGATGTTCCTTCTGTAGAATTCACGAACATTAGAATGCACTATTGAAAGTCGGAGGGAAATGTGATCCAAATATTCCAAATATGAACAGAGTGATTGCGTTCTTTTGTCCTGTTCTTCGTTCAGTTTCGTTCTCCTTTCCATTTCTATTTTCCCAAATTTCGGGCAAAGTACTAACAATTTTTAGCTACTaagcagaagagaaacttCAAGACCTTCTCGTTCAAGGGTGTCGACTTGAAAGACTTGGTTGAAATGCCAACTGAAGAATTCACCAAGTTGTGTGGTGCCAGagtaagaagaagattctccAGAGGTTTGGACGCCAAGCCAATGGgtttgatcaagaagttgagagtTGCCAGAGCTGCCACTCAACCAAACGAAAAGCCAGCTGTCGTCAAGACCCACTTAAGAAACATGATTGTTGTTCCAGAAATGATTGGTTCCGTCGTTGGTGTTTACAACGGTAAGGTCTTCAACACCGTTGAAATCAGACCAGAAATGGTTGGTCACTACTTGGGT
Protein-coding regions in this window:
- a CDS encoding USO2 intracellular protein-like protein transport; its protein translation is MDSYLYTKRFIDQQVKILNQPLVIDDRLRALIAQLQSEYGPDSISESQLQKVLQKTNARIRRHNAAAFSAQVTNQIVQQVLKLESYKLAIVNEQLAKIRYILRPLLLPDFNSVSNDDPKTRLRQFELLIKELPESQYLIVDDSPMNKNEQRLFVSSDEESDSEDEDDNLLVEDDAARVEEPVSSQRLRSHYTKKLKEEVNRQIQRDQTIDQLLAKYDELRLALVDEHSKLSYLFEKIQYLKSLKNEIQNTLGISLPGENNKKVDHEIYDSDEEEDEVVGGVSQLQSNLVTNDHNSSARGLLSEINRFRVLVEKLSYKISSSDIGTRELREELAKLSKGSSV
- a CDS encoding 60S acidic ribosomal protein P2; its protein translation is MKYLAAYLLLVQGGNASPSAADVSALLETVGVEAEESRVASLLAELEGKDVNELIALGNTKLASVPSGGAAVASSGAAASSGAAVEEAEEEKAEEAKEESDDDMGFGLFD
- a CDS encoding predicted protein produces the protein MHKPTNKRSNFQFTYDADNYLLDLVFNYREDIFTRGNTIRTWEQVLLKFNQRFQTNIVQSRTINNRFKILRKNLENKLLSEQHPITELNLNENEKLLVSLNEYISRRKRYSLPSDSDSGSVSKKQKKMPENDSQNLVDERPDSAFASPTNTTMHSEITSMSPKMSSTLSTTATGKSTDFISSGTPKFTEAGPRVLFSNPDPHGHIQEVQQAVMSGPGQVTGPLASVASYTMSTPQLQPGLPDSSLIVSPHSSVMMAQQATQPAPQQTGQQPGQQQQRQPQQQPGAMQRSLSSSRISSSSTIQFPVASPLSVQYLGVRSIESLTGASEDRKQQQQQQQQQQQQQQQSSMIEPGPRKRIRSYPKSLSQLANNQELLEQYLIAQNEHNLQINELRRELRDFKDEVNFKMKNLLTAIEHQSTSVSIKMNNLFELMMTRKENDVKLDRIAKALELDAMSEFTQQPQAEQPQGPLQHSEHHQRTEYDDDTE
- a CDS encoding predicted protein; the encoded protein is MICIECANTNIDCLFSRYKSEYIKLTICPGCGKIADKYIEYDYVILFIDILLLKKQAYRHLAFNVTELELLKDTQVRPNHKSNADSNVSVVLQCFQFLSRYRSLFRMMFLIILIEVYLMWAFEEKKTHNSISMRFVLNQDTSFQYSYFMAKSVVEQLSLNIMIQILFRYVFGWGKIENKNIGKEYQYGYWTTVLLIGVLVPSSIRLFPILMLIWPYDTATISTTLINIISSINNIEALRVVTDYKYHTIVFILSVSVLFQLSFSKLFMSIILHHYSAIGLNDIFRSEYEEILQQVRDYKSWVRAVQESISS
- a CDS encoding 40S ribosomal protein S15; this encodes MAETTTKQKRNFKTFSFKGVDLKDLVEMPTEEFTKLCGARVRRRFSRGLDAKPMGLIKKLRVARAATQPNEKPAVVKTHLRNMIVVPEMIGSVVGVYNGKVFNTVEIRPEMVGHYLGEFSITYTPVRHGRAGNASARFIPLR
- a CDS encoding predicted protein, whose translation is MFSFIVTELWGDISIANNTLPNDGTRYKPSSTRVARYQIMIATVLGLFAFFSFCVLRVKYPKIYVANFNHYNSNNLHSSSRQNLPRLPAKSLFGWVPILYKINETQILDNAGLDAVVFLGFFKMCIKCLAACFIFAVAVISPVRYFYTGKVDQDYPDDDDDDDDDPTTLVKRMSKIAVTALVSEEGNYQKFLWLYTIFTYVFTFTIVYFLFQQTSKIINMRQSYLGKQNSITDRTVKISGIPPILRDEIDLKRHIEKLGIGEVDSIIIVKEWNNLNALFKLRKRVLRNLEVFWVEYFNTNGIRNKNDLLSSSLHPQIRDSINLEASQSYRDTPENGETISEQHDNENDDTQSVRSSLMEQISELIEQDFGEDSVGHLPLLSDEVQNRPKTRKGLFGIFGKEVDAITYWSEQLEIVDKEIVKARTREYPATSSAFLTMKSVAQAQMLAQAVLDPKINHLITTLAPAPHDIIWNNLCLTRRERNMRIFMVTLFIGLVSVLMVYPVRYLANFLNINTISRVLPRLGEFLKANRWAETLVTGILPPYIFTIMNVIIPFFYIWISSKQGFTSHSDEELSSVSKNFFYIFVNLFLVFTLFGTASLSDTTKIAYELAQSLRDLSLFYVDLIILQGLGMFPFKLLLLGNLIRFPIESLFWCKTPRDYLQLYKPPVFNFGLHLPQPILILIITIVYSVMSTKILTAGLLYFLIGYFVYKYQLLYACIHPPHSTGKVWPLVFRRVILGLLIFQLTMVGTLALQEAYLCASFLAPLPAITVFFLWSFQNSYIPLSMFIALRAIENNQLGTHDDEEAYFATVGSTSTEEDVNSKTVDERRELNTTYEYPNLLDNLDGPLIAIDRNEVLIVNSEGVTVRKAQSFDEWDWSI
- a CDS encoding predicted protein, coding for MFSSSGGAFGAFGSGNAAGSSGFGQSAFGSSNPSTTTQSNPFGGGGSSAFGQTGFGSSKAPAAASSGFGSSGFGTSGFGKPPANTASAFGSASSGGAFGSAGFGNSGFGSSQSKPVEKSSGFGNAGFGSKPATGGAFGSSGFGTFGNTDNNQTKSTTSPFGGSTSTQSAFGSLATKQNPFGASASSGSNTAAFGSQSQSSPFGSSNSNNRSVSAFGTANTAANPFAAAKGSSSPFGNTSGTSAFGSATNNSAASSAFGANKNAPSAFGNTTAAVPFGSNSASSATGATSAFGSNSQTSAFGSSNSNTSAFGSNTTSAFGASAKTDSPFGASTKNDKISASPFGAASSAPAFGSAAAAGSPFGAAATKNASPFGNSSSNEVFGNSASGAATATPFGAQGSTQSSAGFGAPSAPIEEEGLKDLAPSVIAAFQAAKFELGKIPDAPPPPILC